Genomic DNA from Thermoplasmata archaeon:
TTTTTCAAATATGTTGCGAACGAGACAGATGAGGAGAGACTCCACCAAGTCCTATCAGGGATAAGAGAAAGAAAAATAAAGCCAGCCAAGATAAAAACCCTCTTAGAGAAAATAGGACTTTCTTGGGAACTCCCATAAAATAGATTTACCTCGCCTTAATCACTTTCTTCACATTTGGTCTGTCCTTGTAGAACATCCTGCAGCCGCATTTTTCACACTGGAGGGTGATTGAATCGGGTTTGAGTGGCTCCTTGCATCTGGCACACCTATACATTCGCTTCCTCCT
This window encodes:
- a CDS encoding DNA-directed RNA polymerase subunit P, coding for MYRCARCKEPLKPDSITLQCEKCGCRMFYKDRPNVKKVIKAR